In a genomic window of Cryptococcus deuterogattii R265 chromosome 12, complete sequence:
- a CDS encoding cytoplasmic protein, with protein MSANAPLLSGTIEPDEEAPSVPQGNIGTSSSPRPSQTPVVLVPGTQASGIGSVEEGGIRGILKQSSHPMALAFLYLFRSAAIAVYVLCGLFTDNYVLSIVLVVVLLSIDFWNTRNVAGRTLVGLRYWNEVDEEGESAWVFESRDPSRPANPIDAKMFWIALYAYPLGWLALLIVSLLKFNVSFLPIVVLALVFNFSNLLGFTYADRDAQQRWANRVVSGNVFGFDLGGLGGQMVGGLVKNSLGRVFR; from the exons ATGTCAGCCAATGCGCCACTCCTGTCAGGGACCATCGAACCCGATGAAGAGGCCCCATCCGTCCCCCAAGGTAACATTGgcacatcatcttcacctcgACCCTCACAAACGCCGGTGGTCCTTGTCCCGGGAACACAAGCTTCTGGTATTGGGAgtgtggaggagggtggtATT AGGGGTATCTTGAAGCAATCAAGTCATCCTATGGCTTTGGCATTTCTATATTTGTTCAGGAGTGCAGCTATCGCGGTCTATGTTCTATGCGGATTAT TCACAGATAACTATGTGTTGAGT ATCGTGCTTGTCGTAGTGCTCCTTTCTATCGATTTTTGGAATACACGA AATGTCGCTGGGAGAACATTAGTCGGGTTGAGGTATTGGAACgaggtggatgaggaaggagagagtgCTTGGGTGTTTGAATCGAGGGAC CCTTCTCGACCGGCCAATCCTATTGATGCCAA GATGTTTTGG ATTGCCCTCTATGCGTATCCTTTAGGATGGTTAGCACTCTTAATCGTGTCCCTCCTCAAATTCAATGTTTC ATTCTTGCCCATCGTGGTGCTAGCTCTCGTGTTCAACTTTTCGAATCTCTTGGGATTCAC ATATGCTGATCGCGACGCCCAGCAACGATGGGCCAACCGAGTTGTCAGCGGAAACGTTTTTGGCTTCGATCTTGGTGGCCTTGGTGGCCAGATGGTTGGCGGCTTGGTCAAAAACAGTCTCGGTCGAGTGTTTCGATAG
- a CDS encoding leucine-tRNA ligase encodes MAANVNHNAPAGAVVVMEKTDKRDYLIDLEKTAQASWAEQQLFETNPPPLPEGINSYSEFFTSGKSMEEIHEKNPKWFGTFPYAYMNGSLHLGHAFTISKVEFAAGFERMRGKRVLFPVGYHATGMPIKAASDKLIREMEMFGEDFSRYKEDEPEEVEPAAATAAPAKSLESTDPSKAKKGKLNAKSTGLTYQFQILELIGVPRDELKKFADPYHWLHYFPPIAKQDLSGLGARVDWRRQFVTTDANLYFDSFVRWQMNKLYKQNRVKFGKRYTIYSPKDGQPCMDHDRASGEAVNPQEYTAVKMEVLEWGPTVPEGVKKAVEGKKVWMVAATLRPETMYGQTNCFVGPNLKYGLFEASDNELFLVTERSARNMAFQGIFDRPKGACNKVADIMGSDLLGTKVNPPFGLVKEVYVLPMEGVLATKGTGVVTSVPSDSPDDYRTLMDLRKKAEMYKIKPEWAAVDPIPVLKTPKYGDMAAEVLCTELKIQSQRDKDKLAEAKDLAYKEGFYNGVMTVGDFVGTPVVDAKPKVREQMIQAGLACPYAEPESEVISRSADVCVVALVDQWYLDYGEDGWKTQAFKLLDKLNTYQDETRHAFVGVLNWLNQWACARSYGLGSKLPWDPVWLIESLSDSTVYMSYYTVANLLHQDMFGKNPGPLGITPEQMTDEVWEYVLADGQLPPNSPVDAEKAAQLKYHFNYFYPLDVRSSGKDLIPNHLTFWIYCHTALFPEKQWPKAVRINGHLMLNGKKMSKSTGNFLTMKEATNKYGSDATRLTLADAGDDITDANFEETVANAAILRLHTCSTWAEEMKSTKDQLRTGEWNDFDRGFRAEMDALIKEAYGAFEQMEYKRALKAGLYDFENARNWYRMVSDPVNGGSGMHRDLVFAWLRAHALLITPFTPHYSEHIWKNVLGETSTIQTALFPEPSGPIDPAVLEQTEYLRGVVDAIRSAEAQAGKKKGKKAAAAVYDPSKPKKVRMYVAKNFPEWQEKAVGVIKNHAWDGEKVDDVKLRKGLEEVGLMKDKKVMPFCQAFKRKLAVSGPSAFDRTLTFDELYSLKMLAPLIKSSLRFEEVDVLSVDEAREIIERDGEKEGWTKEKIEVAEPAVPGVQFWNV; translated from the exons ATGGCCGCCAACGTAAACCACAATGCGCCTGCCGGGGCTGTCGTGGTcatggagaag ACCGACAAGAGAGATTACCTTATTGATCTCGAAAAGACCGCTCAGGCTTCTTGGGCCGAGCAGCAGCTCTTTGAGACTAAcccccctccccttcctgAGGGTATCAACTCTTACTCTGAATTCTTCACTTCCGGCAAGTCTATGGAGGAGATTCACGAGAAAAACCCCAAGTGGTTCGGTACTTTTCCTTATGCCTACATGAACGgttctctccatcttggCCACGCTTTCACCATCAGCAAAGTTGAGTTTGCGGCCGGTTTCGAGAGGATGCGTGGGAAGAGGGTCTTGTTCCCTGTTGGATACCACGCCACTGGTATGCCTATCAAG GCCGCCTCTGACAAGCTTATCCGAGAAATGGAGATGTTTGGTGAGGACTTTTCTAGATACAAGGAGGACGAGCCCGAGGAGGTTGAGCCCGCCGCTGCTACCGCTGCCCCCGCCAAGTCCCTCGAGTCTACCGACCCTTCCAAGGCTAAGAAGGGAAAGCTCAACGCCAAGTCTACCGGTCTCACCTACCAATTCCAAATTCTTGAGCTCATTGGTGTCCCCCGTGACGAGCTTAAGAAGTTTGCTGACCCCTACCACTGGCTCCACTATTTCCCTCCTATTGCCAAGCAGGATTTGAGCGGTCTCGGCGCTAGGGTTGACTGGAGGAGGCAATTCGTTACCA CCGACGCGAATCTTTACTTTGACAGCTTCGTCCGATGGCAAATGAACAAGCTTTACAAGCAAAACCGTGTCAAGTTCGGGAAGCGATACACCATTTACTCCCCCAAGGACGGACAACCCTGTATGGACCATGACCGTGCCAGTGGTGAGGCTGTCAACCCTCAAGAATACACTGCTGTCAAGATGGAAGTGCTCGAATGGGGACCTACTGTTCCTGAGGGAGTGAAGAAAGCTGTcgaaggcaagaaggtcTGGATGGTTGCTGCTACCCTCCGACCTGAGACTATGTACGGTCAGACCAACTGTTTTGTTGGCCCCAACCTCAAATACGGTCTCTTTGAGGCTTCCGACAACGAGCTTTTCCTTGTTACTGAGCGATCAGCCCGTAACATGGCCTTCCAGGGTATCTTTGACCGACCTAAGGGTGCTTGCAACAAGGTTGCGGACATTATGGGTTCCGATTTGCTCGGTACCAAGGTCAACCCGCCCTTCGGTCTCGTCAAGGAGGTCTATGTCCTCCCCATGGAGGGTGTCCTCGCCACCAAG GGTACCGGTGTGGTTACTTCTGTCCCATCCGACTCCCCTGATGACTACCGAACCCTCATGGACCTCCGTAAGAAGGCCGAGATGTACAAGATCAAGCCCGAATGGGCTGCCGTTGACCCCATCCCCGTACTCAAGACTCCCAAGTACGGCGACATGGCTGCCGAAGTCCTCTGTACTGAGCTCAAGATTCAATCTCAGCGTGACAAGGACAAGCTTGCCGAGGCCAAGGATCTTGCTTACAAGGAGGGCTTCTACAACGGTGTCATGACCGTTGGTGACTTTGTTGGTACTCCTGTTGTTGATGCCAAGCCCAAGGTCCGGGAGCAGATGATCCAAGCTGGTTTGGCTTGTCCTTACGCTGAACCCGAGAGTGAAGTCATCTCACGAAGTGCCGACGTTTGTGTTGTTGCCCTCGTTGACCAATGGTACCTTGATTACGGAGAGGACGGCTGGAAGACTCAGGCTTTCAA GCTTCTCGATAAGCTCAACACCTACCAGGACGAGACCCGACACGCCTTTGTGGGTGTCCTCAACTGGCTCAACCAATGGGCATGCGCTCGATCTTACGGTCTCGGTTCTAAACTCCCTTGGGACCCTGTCTGGCTTATCGAGTCTCTCTCGGACTCCACTGTCTACATGTCCTACTACACTGTCGCcaacctccttcaccaAGACATGTTTGGCAAAAACCCCGGCCCTCTTGGCATTACCCCTGAGCAGATGACCGACGAGGTCTGGGAGTACGTCCTCGCTGACGGTCAGCTCCCTCCTAACAGCCCTGTCGACGCCGAGAAGGCCGCTCAGCTCAAGTACCACTTCAACTACTTTTACCCTCTCGACGTCCGATCGTCCGGTAAGGATCTTATCCCTAACCACTTGACCTTCTGGATTTACTGTCACACTGCTCTCTTCCCTGAGAAACAGTGGCCCAAGGCTGTCAGGATCAACGGTCACTTAATGCTTaacggaaagaagatgtccAAGTCTACTGGTAACTTCTTGACCATGAAGGAGGCTACCAATAAGTACGGTTCCGATGCTACGAGGTTGACTCTTGCCGACGCTGGTGACGACATCACCGATGCCAA CTTTGAGGAGACCGTCGCCAACGCTGCTATTCTTCGACTCCACACATGCTCCACTTGGGCTGAAGAGATGAAATCCACCAAGGATCAGCTCAGGACCGGCGAATGGAACGACTTTGACCGTGGCTTCAGAGCCGAGATGGACGCTCTCATCAAGGAGGCGTATGGCGCCTTTGAGCAAATGGAGTACAAGCGTGCCCTCAAGGCGGGTCTCTATGACTTTGAGAACGCCCGAAACTGGTACCGAATGGTGTCTGACCCCGTCAACGGTGGCTCCGGCATGCACCGCGATCTCGTCTTCGCCTGGCTCCGCGCCCACGCCCTTCTCATCACCCCCTTCACCCCCCACTATTCTGAGCACATCTGGAAGAACGTCCTCGGCGAAACTTCCACCATTCAAACCGCTCTTTTCCCCGAACCTTCAGGCCCCATCGACCCTGCTGTCCTCGAGCAGACTGAGTATCTCCGTGGCGTCGTCGATGCTATCCGATCTGCCGAGGCCCAGGCTggtaagaagaagggaaagaaggctgctgctgccgtcTACGACCCTAGCAAACCCAAGAAGGTCAGGATGTACGTTGCCAAGAACTTCCCTGAATGGCAAGAGAAGGCTGTCGGTGTCATCAAGAACCATGCCTGGGATGGCGAGAAGGTGGACGACGTCAAGCTCAGgaagggtttggaggaggttggtttaatgaaggacaagaaggttaTGCCTTTCTGCCAGGCTTTCAAG AGGAAACTTGCTGTTTCAGGTCCGTCTGCCTTTGACCGAACTCTTACCTTCGACGAACTCTACTCTCTCAAGATGCTCGCTCCCCTCAtcaaatcttctctccgaTTCGAGGAAGTTGACGTACTCAGTGTGGATGAGGCCAGGGAGATCATTGAGAGGGACggtgaaaaggaaggatggaccaaggagaagattgaggtTGCCGAGCCCGCTGTTCCTGGTGTTCAGTTCTGGAATGTATAG
- a CDS encoding translation elongation factor EF-1 alpha: protein MGKEKLHVNVVVIGHVDSGKSTTTGHLIYKCGGIDKRTIEKFEKEAAELGKSSFKYAWVLDKLKAERERGITIDIALWKFETPKYQVTVIDAPGHRDFIKNMITGTSQADCAILIIATGIGEFEAGISKDGQTREHALLAFTLGVRQLIVACNKMDTCKWSEDRFNEIVKETNGFIKKVGYNPKAVPFVPISGWHGDNMLEETKNMPWYKGWTKETKSGVSKGKTLLEAIDAIEPPTRPTDKPLRLPLQDVYKIGGIGTVPVGRVETGVIKAGMVVKFAPTNVTTEVKSVEMHHEQIPEGLPGDNVGFNVKNVSIKDIRRGNVCGDSKNDPPMEAASFNAQVIVLNHPGQIGAGYTPVLDCHTAHIACKFAELVEKIDRRTGKVMEAAPKFVKSGDAAIVKLVPQKPLCVETYADYPPLGRFAVRDMRQTVAVGVIKSVDKTEKGGKVTKAAEKATKKK from the exons ATGGGTAAGGAGAAGCTCCACGT CAACGTCGTTGTTATCGGTCACGTCGACTCCGGTAAGTCGACCACTACCGGTCACTTGATCTACAAGTGCGGTGGTATCGACAAGCGAACCATTGAGAAGttcgagaaggaggctgcCGAACTCGGAAAGT CTTCCTTCAAGTACGCCTGGGTTCTCGACAAGCTTAAGGCTGAGCGAGAGCGAGGTATCACCATCGACATTGCTCTTTGGAAGTTCGAGACCCCCAAGTACCAGGTCACCGTCATTGACGCCCCCGGTCACCGAGACTTCATCAAGAACATGATCACCGGTACCTCCCAGGCTGACTGtgccatcctcatcattgCCACCGGTATCGGTGAGTTCGAGGCTGGTATCTCCAAGGACGGTCAGACCCGAGAGCACGCTCTTCTCGCCTTCACCCTCGGTGTCAGGCAGCTCATTGTTGCTTGCAACAAGATGGACACCTGCAAGTGGTCCGAGGACCGATTCAACGAAATCGTCAAGGAGACCAACGGTTTCATCAAGAAGGTCGGTTACAACCCCAAGGCTGTCCCCTTCGTCCCTATCTCTGGTTGGCACGGTGACAACATGTTGGAGGAGACCAAGAA CATGCCCTGGTACAAGGGATGGACCAAGGAGACCAAGTCTGGTGTTTCCAAGGGTAAGACCCTCCTTGAGGCCATCGACGCCATCGAGCCCCCTACCCGACCCACCGACAAGCCCCTCCGTCTCCCTCTCCAGGACGTCTACAAGATCGGTGGTATCGGCACAGTCCCTGTCGGCCGAGTCGAGACCGGTGTCATCAAGGCCG GTATGGTCGTCAAGTTCGCCCCCACCAACGTTACCACTGAAGTCAAGTCCGTTGAGATGCACCACGAGCAGATCCCCGAGGGTCTCCCCGGAGACAACGTTGGTTTCAACGTCAAGAACGTTTCCATCAAGGACATCCGACGAGGTAACGTCTGTGGTGACTCCAAGAACGACCCCCCTATGGAGGCTGCTTCTTTCAACGCCCAGGTTATCGTCCTTAACCACCCTGGTCAGATCGGTGCCGGTTACACCCCCGTTCTCGACTGTCACACTGCCC ACATTGCTTGCAAGTTTGCTGAGTTAGTCGAGAAGATTGACCGACGAACCGGTAAGGTCATGGAGGCCGCCCCCAAGTTCGTCAAGTCCGGTGACGCCGCCATTGTCAAGCTTGTTCCCCAGAAGCCTCTCTGTGTTGAGACCTACGCCGACTACCCCCCTCTTGGTCGATTCGCCGTCCGAGACATGCGACAGACCGTCGCGGTGGGAGTTATCAAGTCTGTAGACAAAACCGAGAAGGGCGGTAAGGTCACCAAGGCTGCTGAGAAGGccaccaagaagaagtaa
- a CDS encoding glycerol-1-phosphatase, which yields MSKISTTTTRAMLFDMDGTLLDSTPAVLATWEYFAKEYNLNLREVLRTSHGVRTVDNMRKWCGIEDPIQLKDATETFESMIVSEAKQLQAAGKDGLIALPNVLPLLKKLNTSSIPVWAIVTSATNVYASAALPTAGIPETPKLITGDDVRKGKPDPEPYLAGAKALDVDVKDCIVVEDAPSGVKSGVASGARVLATCTSHTREQLQGIGATWIVTDLSRITFEIEDGRVKLTIDETP from the exons ATGTCCAAGATCTCTACCACTACCACTCGGGCCATGCTCTTCGACATGGACGGTACTCTCCTTG ACTCTACACCCGCCGTGTTGGCCACCTGGGAGTACTTTGCTAAGGAGTATAACCTTAACCTTCGCGAGGTTTTGCGTACTTCACATGGAGTGAGAACAGTTGACAACATGAGGAAATGGTGTGGAATCGAGGACCCTATCCAACTGAAG GATGCTACCGAGACCTTCGAGAGCATGATTGTTAGCGAAGCCAAGCAATTGCAAGCTGCTGGCAAGGACGGTCTTATCGCCCTTCCTAAtgtccttccccttctcaaaAAGCTCAacacctcctccatccccgTTTGGGCAATTGTCACCTCCGCGACTAATGTCTATGCCTCCGCTGCTCTACCTACGGCCGGTATCCCCGAAACACCTAAGTTGATTACTGGTGACGATGTTCGTAAGGGAAAGCCCGACCCAGAACCTTATCTGGCGGGCGCGAAAGCTCTCGATGTTGATGTCAAGGATT GCATTGTTGTGGAAGACGCTCCTTCAGGTGTCAAGTCTGGAGTTGCTAGCGGTGCTAGGGTCTTGGCCACCTGCACATCCCACACCAGGGAACAATTACAAGGTATCGGCGCCACCTGGATCGTGACTGATCTCTCTCG GATAACGTTCGAGATCGAAGACGGACGAGTGAAACTAACCATCGACGAGACCCCTTAG
- a CDS encoding cardiolipin synthase: MLSTTPRAFVIILDIAPHHRPIKLQAQTAQLRAKSRYATRQLSTSVGVKLSGLMNQPLRPASLRQLLRIENKVLGCRRYVSSGKPKVIDATPVTSTLETSPKTPLTKADEKKSTTDLYESPYTIPNALTLARILACPVLGYMIVQGDYAWATGILFVSGVTDWLDGWLARRYNSFSVLGSILDPAADKALMTTLVGTLAWAGLLPIPLAILIVGRDVALSISAFYFRYISLPKPRTLQRYFDFSIPSAQVTPTKISKINTLLQLILMGVTTISPLLSISLSLPLQALQWTVAGTTIWSGLSYIGRAGVKILKQPTKGI, from the exons ATGCTTTCAACAACGCCCAGAGCCTTCGTTATAATACTGGATATCGcccctcatcatcgaccAATCAAGCTTCAAGCTCAGACCGCTCAATTGAGAGCAAAATCCCGTTATGCGACGCGACAACTATCGACCTCGGTGGGAGTGAAACTGAGTGGCTTGATGAACCAGCCACTCCGACCGGCGTCGCTAAGGCAGCTGCTGCGTATAGAAAACAAGGTGCTTGGATGCAGGCGCTATGTCTCTAGTGGGAAACCCAAAGTCATTGATGCGACCCCCGTTACATCTACT CTTGAAACATCCCCGAAAACACCGTTAACGAAGgctgatgagaagaagagcacaACAGACCTCTATGAATCGCCATACACTATCCCGAACGCTCTCACATTAGCTCGAATACTTGCATGTCCGGTCCTCGGCTATATGATCGTGCAAGGTGATTATGCATGGGCGACGGGTATCCTGTTTGTCAGTGGTGTAACGGACTGG TTGGACGGTTGGCTCGCGAGACGGTACAATAGTTTCTCTGTTTTGGGATCCATTTTAGATCCAGCCGCCGACAAGGCGCTGATGACGACGTTGGTCGGTACACTGGCGTGGGCCGGACTTCTTCCCA TACCCCTTGCGATCCTGATCGTCGGACGAGATGTTGCACTCTCAATATCTGCTTTTTACTTCCGATacatttctcttcccaagccT CGTACGTTGCAGCGGTACTTCGACTTCTCCATACCGTCGGCTCAAGTTACTCCCACGAAAATTAGCAAG ATAAATACTCTGCTTCAACTTATTCTTATGGGTGTAACGACaatttctcctcttctctctatTTCTCTTAGTCTACCGCTGCAAGCACTTCA GTGGACTGTGGCCGGAACAACCATTTGGAGCGGGTTGAGTTACATTGGGAGAGCCGGTGTCAAAATTCTGAAGCAACCAACCAAAGGTATCTAG
- a CDS encoding ribosome biogenesis protein NSA2 — MPQNEYMEEHRKRHGRRLDYEEKKRKRTAREAHKASADAQKIFGHKAKLHHARRHAEKVQMKKTLKAHDERNVKQKDDGAVKEGALPAYLLDRDSQKDAKALSSAVKDRRKDRAAKYSVPLPKVRGIAEEEMFKVIKTGKSKSKSWKRMVNKATFVGEGFTRKPVKLERFIRPMGLRMTKANVTHPELKTTFQLPILGVKKNPQSPLYTSLGVLTKGTILEVNVSELGMVTTGGKVVWSKYAQITNNPENDGCINSVLLV; from the exons ATG CCGCAG AATGAGTATATGGAAGAGCACCGTAAACGACACGGTCGACGATTGGATtatgaggagaagaa GCGAAAGCGTACTGCCCGTGAGGCCCACAAGGCATCTGCCGATGCCCAGAAGATCTTCGGTCACAAGGCTAAGCTCCATCACGCTCGACGACATGCGGAGAAGGttcagatgaagaaaacCCTTAAGGCGCACGACGAGAGGAATGTTAAGCAAAAGGATGACGGtgctgtcaaggagggTGCTTTGCCAGCCTATCTTTTGGATCGTGACAGTCAAAAG GACGCCAAAGCCCTTTCATCAGCCGTCAAGGACCGAAGAAAGGACCGAGCCGCCAAATACTCTGTGCCTCTTCCCAAGGTCAGGGGTATcgccgaagaagagatgttcAAGGTCATCAAGACCGGAAAGAGCAAGTCTAAGAGTTGGAAACGTATGGTCAACAAGGCCACCTTTGTTGGTGAAGGTTTCACTCGAAAGCCTGTTAAACTTGAG CGATTCATTCGACCTATGGGTTTG CGTATGACCAAGGCCAATGTCACCCACCCCGAGCTCAAGACCACTTTCCAATTACCTATTCTTGGTGTCAAGAAGAACCCCCAATCGCCGCTTTACACCTCTCTTG GTGTCCTTACCAAGGGTACCATCCTTGAAGTCAATGTTAGTGAACTGGGTATGGTTACCACCGGTGGTAAGGTCGTCTGGTCTA AGTATGCTCAGATCACAAATAACCCCGAGAATGACGGTTGCATCAACTCCGTTCTCTTAGTGTAA
- a CDS encoding Pin2-interacting protein X1 — MGLSERKVKQRIGLDPRNLSWSDDKTRFSYKHMQALGWKENTGLGTSFEGNPNHIAVVRKADNGGIGMARARKEGDDLAAGAGQAGQGLEEVLRRLAAASASPSPSPSPLTTPVTEEKPKEPVVVRNKIASRQRHLAAKRAAVQSPQALAEILGVPVSSLPSTAFATPSPLASSSTTPQPETKPEIKPDVKPTMAELESSSALKSERTSEDLVTTSKVSVSDYFRQKMREKMLIRQAAADGSSHVKVEDLPAHSLENMVEEEERKPAVGSEWEGTKMTFEEQTQEFEPSDSTAAIPKEDDEKAQKKARKEAKRLAKLDKEKVKCEEHDPIHEAHQALEAFEHAGEVKDEGKDEKKKRKEEKRKREEKEVKEKEKKRKRDNVEDEEKGKKDKKSKGHKKEKEKKKEKSS; from the exons ATGGGCCTCTCAGAGCGCAAAGTGAAGC AACGTATCGGCCTTGATCCCCGTAACCTGTCATGGTCCGACGATAAAACCCGTTTCTCCTACAAACACATGCAAGCTCTcggatggaaagaaaacaCAGGACTTGGAACCTCTTTCGAGGGTAACCCCAACCACATTGCTGTCGTCCGCAAAGCCGATAATGGAGGTATCGGTATGGCCAGAGCtaggaaagagggagatgaccttgctgctggtgctggtcAGGCTGGTCAGGGCCTGGAGGAAGTGTTAAGGCGATTGGCTGCGGCTAGTGCAAGCCCTAGCCCTAGTCCTAGTCCTTTGACCACACCTGTAACCGAAGAGAAGCCTAAAGAGCCAGTCGTTGTGCGTAACAAAATCGC TTCACGACAAAGACATTTGGCTGCTAAAAGAGCGGCCGTTCAATCCCCTCAAGCTCTCGCTGAGATCCTCGGTGTCCCggtttcctctcttccttctacCGCCTTTGCGACCCCATCACCTCTCGCCTCATCTTCGACTACCCCTCAACCTGAAACAAAACCCGAAATCAAGCCAGATGTCAAGCCCACTATGGCAGAGCTCGAATCATCTTCCGCTCTCAAATCAGAGCGCACATCTGAAGATCTGGTGACCACATCCAAAGTCTCCGTTTCAGATTACTTCCGGCAGAAAATGCGCGAGAAAATGCTTATTCGAcaggctgctgctgatggcAGTTCCCACGTTAAGGTGGAGGATCTCCCCGCACACAGTCTGGAAAATatggttgaggaggaagaaaggaagccTGCTGTGGGCTCTGAGTGGGAGGGCACTAAAATGACTTTCGAGGAGCAGACACAAGAGTTTGAGCCTTCGGATTCTACTGCTGCTATTCccaaagaagacgatgagaaAGCCCAAAAAAAGGCGCGGAAGGAGGCTAAGAGACTGGCAAAATTAGATAAGGAGAAAGTCAAGTGCGAAGAGCATGATCCGATACATGAGGCTCATCAGGCGCTTGAGGCATTCGAGCATGCTGGGGAAGTGAAGGACGAGGgcaaggacgagaagaaaaagcgaaaagaggaaaagaggaaaagggaggagaaagaagtcaaggaaaaggagaagaagcggaagcgCGATAACgttgaagacgaggaaaagggaaaaaaggataagaagagcaaggggcataagaaggaaaaggagaagaagaaggagaagagctCATAG